The proteins below come from a single Nitrosospira sp. Is2 genomic window:
- the sixA gene encoding phosphohistidine phosphatase SixA codes for MELILWRHAEAEEGAPDSSRKLTGKGKKQAQLMAEWLKPRLPEHTRLIVSPATRAQQTATALSNQFETLKEIGPGAHPKALLAAAGWPEGKGAVLIVGHQPTLGEVAALLMSGSPQGWSMRKGAVWWFSHKQKELSAELLLRSVISPDLV; via the coding sequence GTGGAACTCATTTTATGGCGGCATGCCGAGGCTGAGGAGGGTGCGCCCGATAGTTCTCGTAAACTCACCGGCAAGGGGAAAAAGCAGGCGCAGCTCATGGCTGAATGGCTCAAACCCAGGTTACCTGAGCATACTCGCTTGATTGTCAGCCCGGCCACGCGGGCCCAGCAGACCGCCACGGCGTTGAGTAACCAATTTGAGACGCTTAAGGAAATTGGGCCGGGCGCGCATCCAAAAGCGCTCCTGGCTGCGGCCGGCTGGCCCGAGGGCAAAGGCGCGGTCCTGATCGTGGGCCACCAACCAACGCTCGGAGAAGTCGCTGCCCTACTCATGTCTGGATCGCCCCAAGGCTGGAGTATGCGAAAGGGCGCTGTGTGGTGGTTCAGTCACAAACAAAAGGAATTATCAGCGGAATTGCTGCTGCGCTCGGTCATATCGCCTGATCTGGTATGA
- a CDS encoding thioredoxin gives MKTTATFYHAGCPVCVDAERQIADALDPDRYDVELVHLGEQKDRISDAEAAGVKSVPALVINGAPFHINFGAPMSALKS, from the coding sequence ATGAAAACAACCGCTACCTTTTATCACGCTGGCTGTCCCGTGTGTGTGGACGCCGAGCGGCAGATTGCAGATGCTTTAGACCCGGACCGTTACGACGTTGAACTTGTTCATCTTGGCGAACAAAAGGACCGGATTTCTGACGCTGAAGCCGCTGGCGTAAAATCCGTCCCAGCGCTGGTAATCAATGGAGCGCCTTTCCATATCAATTTCGGCGCGCCGATGTCCGCGCTGAAGTCTTAA
- a CDS encoding vitamin K epoxide reductase family protein yields the protein MINRIPIVALAVVGLLISRCMAAFQLGHIDSVWDPFFGDGTAKIITSEVSEAWPVADAGLGAAVYALEIVTGVIGDKRRWRTMPRVVLFFGILIVPLGVVSIFFIIIQPIVIGTWCTLCLVASLAMLLQIPYSFDEILATLQFLKDRRRQGKSIWHVLWHGDTMEAGSMDEANEFGGSFTAVLRQILRTGIRFTWTMAASIAIAITLMFSRVTFGTAGAAADSDHVIGLLVVTFSIMALSEVGRPLRFANVPLGAWLIAAPILLTGYSSLAATASVICGVLLILLALPRGPIESR from the coding sequence ATGATTAATCGAATACCGATCGTGGCGCTTGCGGTTGTAGGGCTCCTCATCTCCCGCTGTATGGCCGCCTTTCAACTGGGTCATATAGATTCCGTCTGGGATCCGTTCTTTGGCGATGGAACCGCGAAGATCATTACTTCGGAGGTGTCTGAAGCATGGCCCGTCGCTGATGCGGGGTTAGGCGCCGCAGTCTATGCGTTGGAAATCGTAACCGGTGTCATCGGGGATAAGCGGCGTTGGCGCACCATGCCGCGGGTAGTTCTGTTTTTTGGAATATTGATCGTACCGCTGGGTGTGGTTAGCATTTTCTTTATTATTATCCAGCCTATTGTAATCGGTACTTGGTGTACCTTGTGCCTTGTCGCGTCGTTGGCAATGCTGCTCCAGATACCCTATTCGTTCGATGAAATTCTTGCCACGCTGCAGTTTCTAAAAGACCGACGGCGGCAGGGCAAATCTATTTGGCATGTCTTATGGCATGGAGACACCATGGAAGCTGGCAGCATGGACGAGGCGAATGAATTTGGCGGATCGTTTACAGCCGTGTTGCGCCAGATACTGCGGACCGGCATTCGTTTTACATGGACCATGGCCGCAAGCATTGCTATCGCCATCACGTTGATGTTCTCGCGCGTCACCTTTGGTACAGCTGGGGCTGCTGCGGACAGCGATCATGTGATCGGATTGCTTGTAGTGACGTTTTCGATCATGGCATTGAGCGAAGTGGGACGCCCGCTTCGTTTCGCCAACGTCCCCTTGGGAGCTTGGCTGATTGCGGCGCCTATCCTGTTAACGGGTTATTCCAGTCTTGCTGCAACTGCGAGCGTTATCTGCGGTGTGCTACTGATTCTGCTCGCGCTGCCCCGTGGCCCCATTGAAAGTCGTTAG
- a CDS encoding NAD(P)-dependent oxidoreductase: protein MHLAAFYDFSDTPNPLHEEVNVKGTWRLLKSLQAFDVEQFIYASTMLVHAPTAPGLPITEDGALEPKWPYPESKAVAETEVSIHHGCVPFVIMRLAGVYTEWGEVPSLSTQIQRIYERQLQSHVFPGNPSHGQAFVHMDDVAHAFRLAVDKRSQLPQEASY from the coding sequence ATTCACCTGGCGGCGTTTTACGACTTCTCCGATACGCCAAATCCCCTGCATGAAGAAGTCAACGTAAAGGGAACGTGGCGACTCCTGAAGTCACTTCAAGCGTTTGACGTCGAGCAGTTCATTTATGCCAGCACGATGCTGGTGCATGCTCCGACCGCGCCGGGCTTGCCTATAACGGAAGATGGAGCCTTGGAGCCTAAATGGCCTTATCCCGAATCCAAAGCCGTAGCAGAAACTGAGGTAAGCATTCATCACGGCTGCGTTCCATTTGTAATAATGCGATTAGCGGGGGTGTATACCGAATGGGGGGAAGTTCCGTCATTGAGTACCCAGATTCAACGCATTTACGAGCGCCAGCTGCAAAGCCATGTATTCCCTGGCAATCCATCCCATGGTCAAGCGTTTGTACATATGGATGACGTCGCGCACGCATTTCGCCTTGCTGTTGATAAGCGCTCGCAATTGCCCCAGGAAGCCAGCTATTGA